A part of Ziziphus jujuba cultivar Dongzao chromosome 8, ASM3175591v1 genomic DNA contains:
- the LOC107413646 gene encoding uncharacterized protein LOC107413646, with amino-acid sequence MVVKESLHLLEENTNFQDPHEDEEEEEALSLCDLPIHDDSFKWEDESFSKLDHERSPSFGKDDFFEFFSEDFTASTYPSGKDIIFCGKLIPYKEPPLLPDHHHHHQQQQTQNHHHHRHHHHQTSNKRIKNKGFQWKSYSFRKLVIKFSSKDSKNGENYNCSKPKKVLKNSKTLPLPNNKSSNKNFVYKTSKSDLSLGKVSVLSSPAKSRWHLFMFGIARLPTEMELRDIKTRQSRRSPSATMFSSFEESRGDHHEETVKEKVVRGKRRGKGLWALIRALGCTSSLYTNAVVKGSFGYDMPEVRERV; translated from the coding sequence gaagaagaagcacttTCTCTTTGTGATCTTCCTATTCACGACGATTCATTCAAATGGGAAGATGAATCTTTCTCTAAGCTAGATCATGAAAGAAGCCCTTCGTTCGGAAAAGACGATTTCTTCGAATTCTTCAGCGAAGATTTCACAGCTTCAACTTATCCATCAGGCAAAGACATCATTTTCTGTGGTAAACTCATTCCTTACAAAGAACCTCCTCTTCTtcctgatcatcatcatcatcatcaacaacaacaaactcagaatcatcatcatcatcgtcatcatcatcaccaaacCAGCAACAAACGCATCAAGAATAAAGGGTTTCAATGGAAATCATACTCTTTCCGCAAACTAGTCATAAAATTTTCTTCCAAAGATTCCAAAAATGGCGAAAACTACAACTGCTCCAAACCCAAAAAAGTTCTTAAAAACTCGAAGACTTTGCCACTTCCCAACAACAAGTCGTCGAATAAGAACTTTGTCTACAAAACAAGCAAGAGTGATCTTTCACTAGGGAAAGTGTCGGTACTTTCGTCTCCGGCGAAGTCGAGGTGGCATTTGTTTATGTTCGGGATAGCGAGGTTGCCGACGGAGATGGAGCTTAGAGACATAAAGACGAGGCAGAGCCGGAGAAGTCCGTCGGCGACGATGTTCTCTTCGTTCGAAGAGAGTCGTGGTGATCACCATGAGGAAACCGTTAAAGAAAAGGTTGTGAGAGGGAAGAGAAGAGGGAAAGGTTTGTGGGCTTTGATTAGAGCATTAGGTTGCACTAGCTCTCTGTATACAAACGCCGTCGTTAAAGGGTCCTTTGGTTACGATATGCCAGAGGTTCGTGAGAGAG